The region CAAGGCAGCCCGACAGCTCCAGCGTGTCGCTCAGATCGTACCCTACAATCTTGCGGGAGTACATGTCGGTGATCAGGGCGAGGTAGCAAAAGCCCCTGACCGTTCGGATGTACGTGATGTCCGATACCCATACCTGGTTTGGCGCGGTAACCACCATGTCCTTCACCAGGTTCTTGTACCGGTGGAAGCGGTGGTACGAGTTGGTCGTTCTGCACGATGCTTTTTTGCGCTTTACCAGCATGCCATGCTCCCGGAGGATGCAGAACAGCTTATCCCGGCCAACCTTTAAACCCGCATTCTCCAATTCGCCCCGAAGCGCTTTGTTCAGCTTTCGGGTGCCCACCCGGGGCTGCTCTACCCGTTCCGCCTTCACCAGGTCAAGCACCTGGTTGTCCACGGATTCTTTCTTCCGCTTACGCCTTTTCAGCTTGTGGTAGGCATCCCGGTGCATACCGAAGCACTGGCAGGTTTGCTCCATGCTAGCCTGCCCGGTGTGCTTGGCCGTTTCCACTGCCTTTATCAGGCTTAGAGGTTTAAGTTTTTTTTTAGTTCCTCCACGCTCCTGTAGCCCAGCTTTTCTGCGGCGACCTCGAGGTAGGCGTCTAGCGTTAGCCGGTCTAGATCCTTCTTGATTAGCAGCTCCTTGAGCTGCTTGATTTCCCGCTGCAGGGCCTTAATCCTTGTCGTTTCGTCTTGAGTCTCCACCAGTACTCTAGTATTCATTAAATCCTTCCGGTTGTACTTCTTGATCCATTCGTTTATGGTTGTCCGGTTAATTCCATAAATCTCCCCCAGCTGTTTCTTGGAGTAGTTTCCCGTGCTAAGTTCGGCTAAAATTTTGAGTTTGAAACCCTCGCTGTACCGTCTTACAATTCCGTCATTTTTATACATAATTTGCTACGTGTTGTGTAGCCATTTTTTAGGACGGGT is a window of Tenuifilaceae bacterium CYCD DNA encoding:
- a CDS encoding integrase; the encoded protein is METAKHTGQASMEQTCQCFGMHRDAYHKLKRRKRKKESVDNQVLDLVKAERVEQPRVGTRKLNKALRGELENAGLKVGRDKLFCILREHGMLVKRKKASCRTTNSYHRFHRYKNLVKDMVVTAPNQVWVSDITYIRTVRGFCYLALITDMYSRKIVGYDLSDTLELSGCLGAFKRAQKAARPAAGLVHHSDRGIQYCSNQYVEELSKHGVALSMTEENHCYENAMAERVNGILKEEFYLDQCFFSTEHARVAAKNAINIYNSKRLHVSLGYKTPDFVFKNTA